In Gemmatimonadota bacterium, a single genomic region encodes these proteins:
- a CDS encoding IS110 family transposase, which produces MTTVKNSTIIPKTKTTAPAYVGIDLAKNSVHVHGVDGSGRTCIDRKLKPAKLKAFLSNLEPCVVGMEACGRSHQWGRDVLAMGHDAKLMAPQFVKPYVKSNKNDRADAEAICEAVQRPNMRFVGIKSADRQAHQAIHRVRSRAVGNRTAHVNTIRGLLAEFGIEIPQGRSKVRPAVAEILGNGGAGEVDLPPRFLDVLADLYDELMHMDERVERYDRMVEEIVKGDEQAQLLMTIPGVGPLTATALLATMGDPGVFRNGRECAAWIGLVPKQHSTGGKDRLLGISKRGDRYLRCLLIHGARVIVTQLSRKEKADRRSRWLKELLERRHKNVATVALANRMARTAWAILTSGKPYEENHVPA; this is translated from the coding sequence ATGACCACGGTAAAGAATAGCACGATTATCCCCAAGACTAAGACCACCGCTCCCGCATACGTCGGCATCGACCTTGCCAAGAACTCGGTCCATGTCCACGGTGTCGACGGATCGGGCCGCACCTGTATCGACCGGAAGCTGAAGCCGGCGAAGCTGAAGGCGTTCCTGTCCAACCTGGAACCGTGCGTGGTGGGCATGGAGGCCTGCGGCCGGTCCCACCAGTGGGGCCGGGACGTGCTGGCCATGGGGCACGATGCGAAGCTCATGGCCCCGCAGTTCGTGAAGCCGTACGTCAAGTCCAACAAGAACGACCGTGCGGACGCCGAGGCGATCTGCGAGGCGGTCCAGCGCCCGAACATGCGGTTCGTGGGGATCAAGAGCGCGGACCGGCAGGCCCATCAGGCCATCCACCGGGTCCGTTCCCGGGCGGTGGGCAACCGGACGGCCCATGTGAACACGATCCGCGGCCTGCTGGCCGAGTTCGGCATCGAGATTCCCCAGGGCCGCAGCAAGGTCCGTCCCGCCGTTGCGGAGATTCTGGGCAATGGGGGAGCCGGGGAGGTTGATCTGCCGCCGCGGTTCCTGGATGTGCTGGCAGACCTCTACGACGAGCTGATGCACATGGACGAGCGGGTGGAGAGGTACGACCGGATGGTCGAGGAGATCGTCAAGGGAGACGAACAGGCACAGCTGCTGATGACGATTCCCGGGGTAGGGCCGCTGACGGCCACGGCGCTGCTGGCCACCATGGGCGATCCGGGTGTGTTCCGGAATGGCCGGGAATGTGCGGCCTGGATCGGCCTGGTTCCGAAACAGCACTCCACCGGGGGAAAGGACCGGCTGCTGGGGATATCGAAACGCGGCGACCGGTATCTGCGCTGCCTGCTGATCCATGGCGCCAGGGTGATAGTCACCCAGCTTTCCCGGAAGGAGAAGGCGGATCGGCGCAGCCGGTGGCTGAAGGAACTGCTGGAGCGTCGTCACAAGAACGTGGCGACGGTGGCGCTGGCGAACCGGATGGCCAGGACTGCGTGGGCGATCCTGACTTCCGGGAAGCCATACGAGGAGAATCACGTGCCTGCCTGA